In Desulfatirhabdium butyrativorans DSM 18734, a genomic segment contains:
- a CDS encoding nucleoside recognition domain-containing protein, which produces MNRDLLISGLREGAKKGWSGFVWLVEILVPISFLTAMLQYSGWLHQMEGLIAPGMNWIGLPGAAALPILVGMLTGVYGGIAAMVMLPFSPHQMTLIAIFVLISHNLIQESFIQAKSGFTAGKAAVFRILASLLTVVIVARVLGAAAAIPAGASSAMAAAGAAHPSLGAYLTDWAFSMAHLSLKIFFIVMGLMMVLGLLKSFNWIPKLVRVLRPFLKLMGLNEKVGVLWLTAVVFGLSYGAAVIVEEAREGILTKTDLEKLHISVGINHSMVEDPLLFVAIGVSAFWLYVPRLITAIVAVKLWDGWLKHRPASDAPAMPLS; this is translated from the coding sequence ATGAACCGCGACCTGTTGATCTCCGGTTTGCGGGAAGGGGCGAAAAAAGGCTGGAGCGGTTTTGTCTGGCTTGTGGAAATTCTCGTGCCCATCTCGTTTCTGACGGCCATGCTCCAGTACAGCGGGTGGCTCCATCAGATGGAGGGACTCATCGCACCGGGAATGAACTGGATCGGGTTGCCCGGCGCAGCGGCGCTTCCGATCCTGGTCGGCATGCTCACGGGGGTATACGGAGGTATCGCCGCCATGGTCATGCTGCCGTTCAGCCCCCATCAAATGACACTCATTGCCATTTTTGTGCTCATCTCCCACAACCTCATCCAGGAATCCTTCATTCAGGCGAAATCCGGTTTTACAGCGGGAAAAGCAGCCGTTTTCCGGATACTGGCGAGCCTGCTCACCGTCGTCATTGTCGCCAGAGTGCTGGGCGCCGCAGCGGCCATTCCGGCAGGCGCATCATCGGCCATGGCAGCAGCGGGAGCCGCACATCCTTCCCTGGGCGCCTATCTGACGGACTGGGCCTTTTCCATGGCCCATCTTTCGCTCAAAATCTTTTTCATCGTCATGGGATTGATGATGGTGCTGGGCCTGTTGAAATCCTTCAATTGGATTCCAAAGCTGGTGCGGGTGTTGCGCCCTTTTCTGAAGCTGATGGGCCTCAACGAGAAAGTCGGCGTGTTGTGGCTGACGGCAGTGGTGTTCGGCTTGAGTTACGGAGCTGCTGTGATCGTGGAGGAAGCCCGGGAAGGCATACTGACCAAAACGGATCTGGAAAAGCTGCATATTTCGGTCGGGATCAACCACTCCATGGTGGAAGATCCGCTGCTGTTTGTGGCGATCGGTGTCAGCGCATTCTGGCTCTATGTGCCGAGGCTCATTACCGCCATCGTTGCCGTCAAATTATGGGATGGCTGGCTGAAACACAGACCTGCCTCAGACGCACCGGCCATGCCTCTTTCATAA